The window GAAAACGAAATGCCCAAATGATctaagaaaaaacagaaaatcaaTAGCATaacttttctattttgttttcacttgaGAGAGTTTGAAAGATTGCAATTGTTGTGGCAAAAATTTCAGGCATACCTTAGGCTCTCCGTCAATGAAAATGACGGATCCATCCTGATAAGAGAGCAAAGATCTTCCGTTTCTAGGGTGAATCCGGATCGAAACGCCACGGCCGCCAGATTCAGGATTGAAGGCGTACACCGATTTGAAGCCATATTTGTGGAGAATGTCTCCAACCTCCAACTGATCTTGGTCCCAACCACCCAAGTTGGATTTGAAGATTGCGATCGGACCTTTGCCTTGACGATAAAGGCGAACTTCGACCTCCGGAACTTTGGTCTTCACGCTTCTTGGTGTCTGAGGTTTGGCTGGATGCGGAAGACTTTCCTCGATTTCTCCACTTTCCTCCACTTTCTCCTCCATTTTTTCTCGGGAAAAATTGTACTCCTAGTCTCCTTCCATTTATAAAGTTGGACGTTTACTTgagaagactttttttttttccatttttttttatcttaggAGATAATTGTGTTTTCAACTCATAGGATTGATAATTAAGATAAGATCCTCCGATCACCCATAATTAATGATAAGGATGTAggataataattaataaaaataccacTTAACTCATTTGTTTTTATCCTATTACTTGCcattattctttcttatttaactattttttgatttttcattatttttttaaactcttttataaataattgaaaatttaaaattattttttatttttaaattataaataaacaaaaattatattaatgattcaaagactattttggaaaatactttctaaaaaaatattaatttaaataaataaaaattatcttttacagttatttttatcatttatattttagaagtaaataatttaaagattaaaataccatttaaaataaatatattcactattttaattttttttatactaaaaagtattttaaagtttttttttactattataaaataaaaagtttaattttttttttaatcttcttccttccttattttaataactttttgaacatgatttttagtaataagttatatgaaatgttacaaatttgtttattaaggatttttttaaataatttaaattaattgaaaatttattaaaataagaaaaagaaaaagaaataaagaggatagatggagagtttttattttaaatactcaattaaaatgttttcatatgacttaattttagaagtgaattatatcaatacatagtagagattgaatttttcttatataaaagggttgaaaggtatatttacttattttagatgaaaacaagtaactaaaaattatatagattatatttgagtttgattttaaaatatttttctagtttttatttttttatttttaaaaataatttttattttatatattgtctctttttgaaaatacgtttaattaaaaaatgaaaactatttttaaaaatgaaaattaaaaaccttgtttagtactatttttttatatgaaaaaaaatttatttatttatttattgcatcaTTGTACAATtatattacactaactgtacaagaaaaatgtactaagtgtacaaaggtgtacaaggttaccatttgtgaaagattataatagattatgagtcattcttttatttttcttatcactcaCGAATTGTGCatatatgtcatgcactttatttaattcccaCATGGAAAATCCAATACTTTctccaataattatatttggggaaaatttttttgacattaagtcatccaccatcttctcaactaaaccattggaaatataGTTAAACACTCTTACGTAGacatggacacataacttaggagggatatgaaatttgtatcattgtacaagggtattacactaactgtataaaggaaatgtactaattgtacaaagatgtacaagattaccctttgtgaattattttaatcaattctaaaccacttttttttttccttgtcacccaaggaTTGTATGCCTatgtcatgcattttatttaactctcacatggaaattctaatattttccccaaaaatgatatttggggaaaaaaatttgatcttaagtcatccaccattttcttaatcaaaccattgaaaatatgattaatacacctATATGAACATATAACTtatgagaaatatgaaatttatgtcattgtacaagggtattacattaactgtacaagggaaatgtgctaagtgtacaagggtgtataaggctcctaataggtttttacaatttttaaacaacttgaatttgacgttaagacgattattgatagttttttttttctttttttttaccaaactatgttaTTAAGACATTCCcgaaaaaaattaacacataggaaataaaattaaaataatcatgtttaaattgttcattataagtaaactaaatgaaatatatatttttactattttgcctttataaacataatttcattgttatcaatagagattaaaaaaaatcatatttaaatggaattaaaaataaacaaaaattatttttataacatttttaattttttaaaccattaatttaaattatgaaattagttttaaaattaaaaatattttttgtaattatagttttgaagatttcatgatttttatcttattactttgaaaaaattgctttaataagaaaatatttattttaatgattttaaatatttaaatctttattaaaaaatatttaggatcaATGGGGAgagcaattaggtaattttggaatggagaaattttgattattttgaagactttaattcaaccaattaccctatttacactttcaaaattattggaaggttggtaaattagtattaaaaatattgtcttcttgattaatattatatatatatatatatatatatatatatatatatatatatatatatatatatatatatatatatatatatatatatatatacacatgtgagtgtttacattattttcgaaataataaacaccatgtgtctaatttgcaagttagaaaaaaaattaataatattttatgaggtatttaaaaagtatttattatatgttctataaatttgaaaaaatataatatttaatgatacctaatttacaagttagaacaaacaaataatactaatattttatgaggtgtttaaaaattatttaatatatatatataagaaataatataagtttgaaataaaaaatcatatttaaaattataatcatatttatcaaattttttactaagattatctttaattcttttaatatatttatactcatttatttgaaaaatgaaaaactattttttttttgtaaacatgttctattacctttcaagtaaaaaattagataagttttaaagtcaataaaaaaaaattaaataccactttcaacaatttttagataaaattttatataatatattttatttgaaatttaatttctaaagtttaactaaaaaattgtattgacaattttcttgttgtgagtcaaaatactttgtattagtctatctagataagaaaaaaatattaatataatattagaacttcatattttagttatttttttcaataaatttatttttttaaaaaatttaaaatataaaaacattaaaaattaaaaagctaaaaggatatatatatatataataaagtgaagtaatagtcaatttttaaaaattttaaatatggttaatgtagaaaatataaaaaataattaaaaataagagaaaaatataaatgaaagggtaatataaatttaaaataaaaaatgaaaattaaactaaaagataaatacaaaaagataaaaaaatatttggatgaaaaatcccaaaatttttatcattgtttataataagagcaaaaagattcaatatctttaaaaatgaaaaacaaaaaaacattattgctttttatttgacataaaataaaaatatagattggaagaaaaagaaaaagaaagttagaaatgagtaatacttaatagggaatagaaaagggaaaaaaaaaacataaaaaaattgaaattcacactcacttgtgCCTATGTAAGGGTTAatggtattttagggattaatgaaagacaatatccttcatcttaattttcatactttgtttgggtcttgggcttaaatatgcatgatatatggaccaaatgttaatttttgggcccagctgggcccaaaacacaattctccctttatAAAGTTGGACATTTACTTGTGAAGACACAGATGTGtcgtttctttctttcttttttttttttttccattttttttatacttttattttttagtaagttTAGTATGactaaatatgaaatttatagatttaattaatatgataaccaaagatgaaaatatcaatttcaaCAGATATATAGGTAATCTCGATTGAcggatatattggatatatcgatgaatattttaatagaaaatattaatgggcaaaaaattgattaaaacttatgaaaatataaaaaaaaactcataaaaatgaaattagaagtataatagacattttaaggttgttttattgaagaaattgatgTATGTATGACATGATTtgcaatattaaatttaatgatatcGCGTCGAttgataagaaatataaattttgtaagtgtgtACTCATTATGAAGCTACATGAaagatttgatttcattaaatatcaataatttgtacatattacattgcaatgaccctttagtaccaaaatgatgACAATGAGGTTCAATGGAATTGGTAGATGAAGGAATCATGTCTTGTTGTTAGAGACAATATTGGTACAAACTCACTTAGCCTCAATAGtattgattaaaaattcaaacatgTCATGTATAGATCTCTTAAGTCCTACCCATTGCCTCTACATGAACGGGATACTCAAAGTGCACTCATGTGCTTTGGTCAAATCCTTCTTGCATTTGATATGGAACATGGTATGACATTTGTGTTAAAGGAGAATAGTTAGACATACTATACCCTTCATTGGTTGAACTTGAGGTCAAcacataattttgaaaaagctGACCATAACCCATCATATAAGGAGGATAAACGTTAGCCTCATTCAATGACtcactaaattgagtccctATACTCATAGACTCAAATTTGGCTGAAAATGCCTCGTTAAATGATGTCATCCTCCGTTTTCTTCCTTTATACAACTTCCTAGTAGCTCCTATGCTTGGACCAACTCTTCTAGACCCATGTTTTTCATTTTGTGTGTAGTGCATGAAATCATCTTCACAAGTGAATGAACTCATTGGATATTGACTTTGTTGTTGTTACCCAACATCTCGTCCATCATTTCCTACATTATCATTACCTTCATCATCAGTTCCACTTCTTGAACCATCGTAACCAGAAACAGAAATACCAACAGCGCTAAGCCTATTATTTTACCCAACATTTGTGGAATCAACTGTAGGTTAGGAATTTAATGTCGTCTAAAATGAATCCTCAATGTCTTTGTTGAAACTCTCACTATGAACTTTTTCAAACAACATTCATTCAACATCAATGCTAAATTCTTGAGCATGAGTAGCAATTCGTGGATTAGGATTTCCGACTTCATCATCTAAGTGTAGAGACTTGACCCATTGGAACGATTGATTATCCTCTTTTTAATCCACCTTCGCAAAATGTCAAGAAGATTAAGGTAATCTTTTTTAGtaactttatcattttttgcttCCTTATCGCATAACTTTAGTTTCATGGATTTCATTGCTTCGTATATATAAGAGCGAACGTGCTTTAATTTCTCTTATAGGTTGAAGATGATGAAGTTTGTGATAGAAATTTGATGACCAACTTCCTTAATGTAGAGTATGATTTCCATACATGAACCACCATTTAGCTGCAACccaattcataattatataaatacttatgttgtaaatttacaataataataataaatttagttttctataaataaatagtGCTCACCAAGGATCATTTAGTGTTGCAATCATTGCTCGATCATTGAATCCTCTCTTTGCATCTCAAAAGAGTACAAGTTATGTATTCAATATTCAATATTCAATATatcaatatcatatttttagtaatgttgagataaattgatgaataaaattattgtttgattATATTGGGaaatataatagtttttagtttacctcaTTTCCAGTTTGACCAAGTGCTTCAGTTGTTAGGTCTAATTTAACAAAAACCTCATGGACCGTTTGAAGTAGCTTGGGATCACTACCATCTTCACACCTATATTGAAACCTAGTATTTAAGAAGTATGTTACAACAAAATTAAGTAGAGTTATTATTTTGTaagagaaaattatataaatcaaGACAAATAACTTATGAAGATAGATAATAGTTAATTACCTATGGCATGAAGTGGATTTCTGAGTGTTTCTTCCCAAC is drawn from Vitis riparia cultivar Riparia Gloire de Montpellier isolate 1030 chromosome 18, EGFV_Vit.rip_1.0, whole genome shotgun sequence and contains these coding sequences:
- the LOC117905928 gene encoding uncharacterized protein LOC117905928, producing the protein MEEKVEESGEIEESLPHPAKPQTPRSVKTKVPEVEVRLYRQGKGPIAIFKSNLGGWDQDQLEVGDILHKYGFKSVYAFNPESGGRGVSIRIHPRNGRSLLSYQDGSVIFIDGEPKDSPIKPISKILFGVAVLTLMITYVLKEPPELIKKLYISGGNFPPWVLACAVIVFTRMRKRTKDMLKKYGYWK